The Clostridium sp. AWRP genome has a window encoding:
- a CDS encoding LysM peptidoglycan-binding domain-containing protein yields the protein MKEFWLMQGSEKLRLPVPPGNYSIKGSNNNSSFSVENFGEVSFLGKTNLCEIGVIETFFPNKNYTFCQYLEFPKPWDCVNLIEKWRVSGKPIRYIITDTPINIACSIESFEYKENDGTGDISFSLQLKEYRIIDATTRKFNSLSNGYQNVTFLAADIAAVNKRPIDKQTPTQYTVKKGDTLYLIAKKVYGDGSKWQELAEKNLIKDPTDIPEGTVLKL from the coding sequence TTGAAAGAATTTTGGCTAATGCAGGGCAGTGAAAAATTAAGGCTGCCTGTTCCTCCTGGTAATTATTCTATAAAGGGCTCTAACAATAATTCAAGTTTTAGTGTAGAAAATTTTGGAGAAGTTAGTTTTTTGGGCAAAACCAATTTATGCGAAATAGGAGTTATAGAGACTTTTTTCCCAAATAAGAATTATACCTTCTGTCAGTATTTAGAATTTCCAAAGCCCTGGGATTGTGTAAATTTAATAGAAAAGTGGAGAGTTAGCGGCAAACCCATTCGTTATATAATAACGGATACACCTATAAATATAGCCTGTTCTATAGAATCTTTTGAATATAAAGAAAATGATGGAACAGGTGATATTTCTTTTTCACTTCAGCTTAAAGAATACAGAATAATAGATGCCACTACAAGAAAGTTCAATAGTCTATCAAATGGATATCAGAATGTAACTTTTTTAGCTGCAGATATAGCTGCGGTAAACAAAAGGCCAATTGATAAACAAACGCCGACTCAATATACGGTTAAAAAAGGAGATACTTTGTATCTAATAGCAAAAAAGGTGTATGGTGATGGTTCAAAATGGCAGGAGTTAGCTGAGAAAAATCTCATCAAAGATCCTACAGATATCCCTGAAGGGACAGTGCTTAAATTATGA